From a single Herbiconiux sp. SALV-R1 genomic region:
- a CDS encoding DUF4185 domain-containing protein — translation MIMRRRGRPIGLTTMAAAVTALALAATAVPVAASASAVAPAAAAHTVTGVSARPAADHPTLPCIQTTVSTNDGLTVLFNEYGDTAGRWTGADSSYSVLLPDGRTAWIYSDTFLGEVNPDQSRPADSPFVHNSIIVDDDGSLTTYTGGTAADSTSLVTVPGGDESQNWYWFGDGTVEGGSLRVLLLEFEKTGTGVFDFAFAGSAIASFDIATLALTGTTALPESGIHWGSAILEEGGYTYIYGVEDQQAQKWAHLARVPSGQLTDASAWRYLADGGWVADPTASKRVLEGVSNEFSVQKVHGAYLLVTGDATEALSAKIVGYAASTPEGPFGHKTLLYTTPETGGNVFTYNAKAHPQFTHGRTITVTYNVNSFDTADVYADVANYRPRYIDVTASLGPCGN, via the coding sequence ATGATCATGCGACGACGAGGTCGGCCGATCGGGTTGACGACAATGGCGGCGGCGGTGACGGCACTCGCCCTTGCGGCGACGGCGGTCCCGGTGGCGGCGAGCGCGAGCGCGGTCGCTCCCGCGGCGGCGGCACACACGGTGACCGGCGTCTCAGCACGGCCGGCGGCCGATCATCCGACCCTCCCGTGCATCCAGACCACCGTCAGCACGAACGACGGTCTGACGGTGTTGTTCAACGAGTACGGCGACACCGCCGGACGCTGGACCGGCGCTGACTCCTCCTACAGCGTGCTGCTGCCCGACGGCCGAACCGCCTGGATCTATTCCGACACCTTCCTCGGCGAGGTGAACCCCGATCAGTCGCGCCCGGCCGACTCGCCGTTCGTGCACAACTCGATCATCGTCGACGACGACGGGTCCCTCACCACGTACACGGGAGGGACTGCGGCCGATTCGACCTCCCTCGTGACCGTGCCGGGCGGCGACGAGTCGCAGAACTGGTACTGGTTCGGTGACGGCACTGTGGAGGGCGGGTCGCTGCGGGTGCTGCTGCTCGAGTTCGAGAAGACGGGCACGGGCGTGTTCGACTTCGCGTTCGCGGGAAGCGCGATCGCGTCGTTCGACATCGCGACCCTGGCGCTCACCGGCACGACGGCCCTGCCGGAGTCGGGCATCCACTGGGGCTCGGCAATCCTCGAAGAGGGCGGGTACACCTACATCTACGGGGTCGAGGACCAACAGGCGCAGAAGTGGGCGCACCTCGCGCGGGTGCCGTCTGGCCAGCTGACGGATGCGTCGGCGTGGCGGTATCTCGCCGACGGCGGCTGGGTGGCCGATCCGACGGCATCGAAGCGCGTGCTCGAGGGCGTGTCGAACGAATTCAGCGTGCAGAAGGTGCACGGCGCGTACCTGCTCGTCACGGGCGACGCCACCGAGGCGCTGAGCGCGAAGATCGTGGGGTACGCCGCGTCGACGCCCGAGGGCCCGTTCGGGCACAAGACGCTGCTCTACACGACCCCCGAGACGGGCGGGAACGTGTTCACCTACAACGCGAAGGCGCATCCGCAGTTCACGCACGGCCGCACCATCACGGTGACCTACAACGTGAACAGCTTCGACACCGCCGATGTCTACGCTGACGTCGCGAACTACCGCCCCCGGTACATCGACGTCACGGCCTCCCTGGGGCCG
- a CDS encoding LacI family DNA-binding transcriptional regulator translates to MKRSESRPPTVKEVAARAGVSPMTVSRTLGGGVNVRPEIQERVLAAVEELGYRRNENARSLRPGQPSGLIGVAITNLANPYYGNFALGVEEIATEHGRRILLGNTGESIGRERQLVADFVGRQVEGLVLVPSGGAYDHLSRERLGDAPLVLASRRVDGLHADVVVLDDVGGAYSGTMKLLREGHTRIAYLGNVLSVITGQRRFDGFQRALDEKGVTLAPELIRRSQQDVESARIATEELFDLADPPTAIFCANNRNTIGALQEIGRRSMAGRREFPSIVSFDDFELAELMPVPVTVLHHDARELGRVAGRLLFERLGGDTGPARTIELPVSLRVARA, encoded by the coding sequence GTGAAGCGCTCCGAATCGCGACCGCCCACGGTCAAGGAGGTCGCGGCCCGCGCGGGAGTGAGTCCGATGACCGTGTCGCGCACGCTCGGCGGAGGCGTGAACGTGCGACCGGAGATCCAGGAGCGGGTTCTGGCCGCGGTCGAGGAGCTCGGCTACCGACGCAACGAGAACGCGCGCAGCCTGCGGCCCGGCCAGCCGAGCGGGCTCATCGGCGTGGCCATCACGAACCTCGCCAACCCCTACTACGGCAACTTCGCGCTCGGGGTGGAGGAGATCGCGACCGAACACGGGCGGCGCATCCTGCTCGGGAACACCGGCGAGTCGATCGGCCGGGAACGGCAGCTCGTCGCCGACTTCGTCGGCCGTCAGGTGGAGGGGCTCGTACTCGTGCCCTCCGGCGGTGCCTACGACCATCTCAGCCGGGAGAGGCTCGGTGACGCCCCGCTCGTGCTGGCATCGCGCCGGGTCGACGGGCTGCACGCCGACGTGGTGGTGCTCGACGACGTCGGCGGCGCCTACAGCGGCACCATGAAGCTGCTTCGCGAGGGGCACACCCGCATCGCCTACCTCGGCAACGTGCTCTCGGTGATCACCGGGCAGCGACGGTTCGATGGCTTCCAGCGTGCGCTCGACGAGAAGGGCGTGACGCTGGCGCCGGAGCTGATCCGGCGCAGCCAGCAAGACGTCGAATCGGCTCGCATCGCGACCGAAGAGCTGTTCGATCTCGCCGACCCGCCCACCGCGATCTTCTGCGCCAACAACCGCAACACGATCGGCGCGTTGCAGGAGATCGGGCGGCGTTCGATGGCGGGTCGCCGCGAGTTCCCGAGCATCGTGAGCTTCGACGACTTCGAGCTCGCAGAACTCATGCCGGTGCCCGTGACCGTGCTGCACCATGACGCCCGCGAACTGGGCCGAGTCGCGGGGCGGTTGCTGTTCGAGCGCCTGGGCGGCGACACCGGGCCGGCGCGCACCATCGAGCTGCCGGTCTCGCTGCGCGTCGCTCGAGCCTGA